Proteins from a genomic interval of Falco rusticolus isolate bFalRus1 chromosome 7, bFalRus1.pri, whole genome shotgun sequence:
- the CD276 gene encoding CD276 antigen isoform X2 has protein sequence MLCPLLALGVLVLSLAGAMEIQVPDEPVVALFGRDATLHCSFSPEANFSLNDLSLIWQLTDTKRLVHSFSGGRDQLADQGGGYANRTALFYDQLAQGNVSLLLRRVEISDEGSFTCFVRVRDYSSAAVTLQVAAPYSKPNMNLEPNKDLKPGDLAAVTCHASHGYPEASVLWQDSRGSNITENVTTSQVANEEGLFDVHSVLQVLVEPSSTYSCLVRNPVLKQETHASVTITGQHLAFPAVALWVTVGLAICVVGLLAVLAYVCQKKIRQSCEEEEENAGTEEQDEEGEEPKTALQPLKSEESRDDEQEID, from the exons ATGCTCTGCCCACTGCTTgccctgggagtgctggtgctcagcctggcag GTGCCATGGAGATCCAGGTCCCGGATGAACCCGTGGTGGCTCTTTTTGGCCGAGATGCCACCCTGCACTGTTCTTTCTCCCCCGAGGCCAACTTCAGCCTCAACGACCTGAGCCTCATCTGGCAGCTGACAGACACCAAGCGCTTggtccacagcttctctggtgGCCGGGACCAGCTGGCAGACCAGGGTGGGGGCTACGCCAACCGTACAGCCCTCTTCTACGACCAGCTGGCCCAGGGCAACGTGTCACTGCTTCTCCGACGTGTGGAGATCTCAGATGAGGGCAGCTTCACCTGCTTTGTCCGGGTCCGGGACTACAGCAGTGCAGCTGTGACATTGCAGGTGGCAG CTCCCTACTCCAAGCCCAATATGAACCTGGAGCCCAACAAGGACTTGAAGCCAGGCGATCTGGCAGCTGTGACTTGCCATGCTTCCCACGGCTACCCTGAGGCCAGTGTCCTCTGGCAGGACAGCCGGGGCAGCAACATCACAGAAAACGTTACCACATCCCAGGTGGCCAACGAGGAAGGTCTCTTTGATGTGCACAGCGTCCTCCAGGTGCTGGTGGAGCCCAGCAGCACTTACTCCTGCCTGGTGCGAAACCCAGTGCTGAAGCAGGAGACCCACGCTTCTGTCACCATCACGG GCCAACACCTCGCCTTCCCTGCCGTGGCTCTCTGGGTGACAGTGGGACTCGCCATCTGTGTCGTGGGGCTGCTAGCTGTCCTGGCATATGTGTGCCAAAAGAAAATCCGCCAGAgctgtgaggaagaggaagaaaatgcag GGACAGAGGAGCAGGATGAGGAGGGGGAAGAACCCAAGACAG ctctgcagccactgAAGAGTGAGGAGAGCAGAGACG ATGAGCAAGAAATTGATTGA
- the CD276 gene encoding CD276 antigen isoform X1: protein MLCPLLALGVLVLSLAGAMEIQVPDEPVVALFGRDATLHCSFSPEANFSLNDLSLIWQLTDTKRLVHSFSGGRDQLADQGGGYANRTALFYDQLAQGNVSLLLRRVEISDEGSFTCFVRVRDYSSAAVTLQVAAPYSKPNMNLEPNKDLKPGDLAAVTCHASHGYPEASVLWQDSRGSNITENVTTSQVANEEGLFDVHSVLQVLVEPSSTYSCLVRNPVLKQETHASVTITGQHLAFPAVALWVTVGLAICVVGLLAVLAYVCQKKIRQSCEEEEENAGTEEQDEEGEEPKTALQPLKSEESRDDNEQEID, encoded by the exons ATGCTCTGCCCACTGCTTgccctgggagtgctggtgctcagcctggcag GTGCCATGGAGATCCAGGTCCCGGATGAACCCGTGGTGGCTCTTTTTGGCCGAGATGCCACCCTGCACTGTTCTTTCTCCCCCGAGGCCAACTTCAGCCTCAACGACCTGAGCCTCATCTGGCAGCTGACAGACACCAAGCGCTTggtccacagcttctctggtgGCCGGGACCAGCTGGCAGACCAGGGTGGGGGCTACGCCAACCGTACAGCCCTCTTCTACGACCAGCTGGCCCAGGGCAACGTGTCACTGCTTCTCCGACGTGTGGAGATCTCAGATGAGGGCAGCTTCACCTGCTTTGTCCGGGTCCGGGACTACAGCAGTGCAGCTGTGACATTGCAGGTGGCAG CTCCCTACTCCAAGCCCAATATGAACCTGGAGCCCAACAAGGACTTGAAGCCAGGCGATCTGGCAGCTGTGACTTGCCATGCTTCCCACGGCTACCCTGAGGCCAGTGTCCTCTGGCAGGACAGCCGGGGCAGCAACATCACAGAAAACGTTACCACATCCCAGGTGGCCAACGAGGAAGGTCTCTTTGATGTGCACAGCGTCCTCCAGGTGCTGGTGGAGCCCAGCAGCACTTACTCCTGCCTGGTGCGAAACCCAGTGCTGAAGCAGGAGACCCACGCTTCTGTCACCATCACGG GCCAACACCTCGCCTTCCCTGCCGTGGCTCTCTGGGTGACAGTGGGACTCGCCATCTGTGTCGTGGGGCTGCTAGCTGTCCTGGCATATGTGTGCCAAAAGAAAATCCGCCAGAgctgtgaggaagaggaagaaaatgcag GGACAGAGGAGCAGGATGAGGAGGGGGAAGAACCCAAGACAG ctctgcagccactgAAGAGTGAGGAGAGCAGAGACG ataATGAGCAAGAAATTGATTGA
- the LOC119151396 gene encoding zona pellucida sperm-binding protein 3-like, translating to MGLGGSLGVALVCWVLAEAASYSPWGFPQRDPGVLRVWGDSAWSRPRVPSFSQPSPWAWVDVSQLQAVAPLHPVAVQCQEAQVVVTVHRDLFGTGRLVRAVELTLGSAGCLPVAPSAAEGTVTFVAGLHECGSTLQVTAESLIYKTSLSYKPTPSANLVVVRTSPAVVPIECHYPRKSNVSSNAVQPTWAPLQSTLSAEEKLMFSLRLMNDDWSAERLSNGFQLGESLHLQADVASGNHVPLRLFVDECVATLSPGRRSSPQYALIDLSGCLVDGRSDDTTSAFISPRPRQETLQFMVDAFKFAGDDRNLIYITCHLKVSPADQAPNPLNKACSFNKASSLWAPVEGTGDICSCCETGNCPLYGRYSQRINPLARWSGRRLKRDVPSKQGGSSKTAEAEVSVGPLLILDPAQGLWSSSGGFATAGKTSHGAAEGLPVLVQAAMLAAATVLSLTALGLFLLCRKM from the exons ATGGGGTTGGGAGGCAGCCTGGGTGTTGCTCTAgtctgctgggtgctggctgaAGCAGCATCTTATAGCCCCTGGGGTTTCCCTCAAAGGGACCCGGGGGTCTTGAGGGTCTGGGGGGACTCTGCTTGGAGCCGGCCCCGTGTGCCTTCcttctcccagccctccccctgGGCATGGGTGGATGTGTCCCAGCTCCAGGCTGTGGCCCCGCTGCACCCTGTGGCTGTGCAGTGCCAGGAGGCGCAGGTGGTGGTCACGGTGCACAGGGACCTCTTTGGTACGGGGCGGCTGGTCAGGGCTGTGGAGCTGACCCTGGGCTcggctggctgcctgcctgtggcCCCAAGTGCTGCTGAGGGCACCGTGACCTTTGTGGCTGGACTGCACGAGTGTGGCAGCACCTTGCAG GTGACAGCAGAATCCTTGATCTACAAAACAAGCTTGTCCTACAAGCCTACTCCTTCTGCCAACCTGGTTGTTGTAAGGACCAGCCCAGCTGTGGTTCCCATAGAGTGTCACTATCCCAG aaaGAGCAATGTGAGCAGCAATGCTGTCCAGCCCACGTGGGCTCCCTTGCAGTCCACCTTGTCGGCAGAGGAGAAGTTGATGTTCTCCCTGCGCCTCATGAATG ATGACTGGAGTGCTGAGAGACTCTCCAATGGCTTCCAGCTGGGGGAAAGCCTGCACCTCCAGGCTGATGTTGCTTCTGGGAACCATGTACCTCTAAGGCTCTTTGTGGATGAGTGTGTTGCTACTCTGAGTCCAGGCAGGAGGTCCTCTCCCCAGTATGCCTTGATTGACCTCAGCGG GTGCTTGGTGGATGGGAGATCAGATGACACCACTTCAGCCTTTATCTCTCCAAGGCCAAGGCAGGAAACACTGCAGTTCATGGTTGATGCATTCAAGTTTGCAGGAGATGACAGAAATTTG ATCTACATCACCTGCCACTTGAAGGTCTCCCCAGCTGACCAAGCCCCAAATCCATTGAACAAAGCTTGTTCCTTCAACAAAGCCAGCAGCCT GTGGGCTCCTGTGGAGGGTACTGGAGacatctgcagctgctgtgagacAGGCAACTGTCCATTGTATGGAAGATACTCACAAAGAATTAATCCTCTGGCCAGGTGGTCAGGGAGGCGCTTGAAGAGAGACGTCCCTTCCAAGCAAG GTGGGTCCTCAAAGACAGCAGAGGCTGAAGTCTCAGTTGGGCCGCTACTGATCCTTGATCCAGCTCAGGGATTATGGAGCTCCTCAGGAGGTTTTGCAACAGCAGGGAAGACATCACATG GTGCTGCTGAAGGGCTTCCTGTGCTGGTCCAAGCTGCCATGCTTGCAGCAGCCACTGTGCTGAGCTTAACTGCTCTGGGGCTGTTTCTTCTGTGCAGAAAAATGTAG